Within the Gracilinema caldarium DSM 7334 genome, the region GTTATCCTTACCTTTTCCCGGGCAGTAAACCTGGAAAATCTGTATCAATATAGTTCCTTTTCCCCCAGTATTCAGGGGCTCTGGAGTCTGGAATCGGACGGGACTGTGGCACGCTTTACTCCTTCCCAGCCATGGTCAAACGGAAGGAGCTATGTATGTACTTTGGGAAAAGACTTACCTGACTGCTACGGCCGTCCCATGGGTCAATCCTATCGCCTGCATTTTTCTGTTGGAGATGATACGGAGCCCCCCAGGCTTGTGAGTATAAGGGCCCTGGACAGGGAGGGCAATCTCCGGCAGGACCTTGTTTTTACTGAGTTTTATGGAGATTCAGGACCAGGATCCTCCGTACCGGTTAATGAAAACTTTGAAAGAACCTATCGTATCGCCTTAGAATTTTCTGAGCCCGTGGATCCCAGTTCGGTTAAGAACAGGCTCTCTTTTCAGAGCAGTCTCGGGTTTACCCTTTCGCCGCCCTATCCGGCATCGACGACCATAGAGCTAACCTTTACCGATTCACCGGTTTATGGAAAGCAGTATACCCTGAGTTTAGGCCGGGGTATTACGGATATCCATGGGAATACCAGTACCCAGCAGGTTCTCTGTAGGGTTCTGAATAACGGACCTGCCAGCAAACCTCCACGGTTCATCGGTCTACGGCTGCCCCTTGCCCCCGGTGGTGGAGCGGGTAATGAAGAACCTGTTCGTTATGCAATGTCGGATTCCTTCAGCGATCTACCAATCAGTAGTGGAACCGATCGCTACCCCTATGATGTGCCCACCGATACCTGGTTTGAACTTTATTTTGATATGGCCCAGGATGCTCACCTAGATCTGTTTTCTTTGATGAACAGCCTTAATGTCAATGCTACCAACAGTGCCCTTAGTTTCGCTCCCCGGAGCATCAAGAACAGCGGTTTTACCTGGGCAGATCCGGTCCCTGAATGGGCTGACTATGAACGGGTAGAAGTCCGGGGGCTCATTACCAATGGGACCAATGGCGGAGTGGTTACCTTTAGTCTGTCCTCAGATCTGTCAGACACCCTGGGGAATAGGGGGGAGGGATTGCAGACCCTTCCGCTCTGTAAATAGGCAGCCCTATGGAAAGGCTTATTCTGATTTGTGTAAAACGGCCGGTGGCAGTAACCATGGCCCTGGCTGCCCTCCTGCTTTTTGGAGGAATAGCCCTTTCGGAACTGCCTATCGATGCATTACCGGAACTGCAGGTTCCCCGGGTACAGGTTTCTGCAAGCTACCCTGGAATTGCCAGCAGGGATATCCGTACGGTTTTAACGATTCCCTTGGAAGATGCCCTGGCTTCAGTCCGGTCGCTGCAACGGATTCGCAGTGTGTCCCGGGATGGGGAAGCGGTTTTGGTATTAGATTTTGTCTGGGGAACCAATCCGGCGGATGCAGCTTTGCTGGTGCGGGAAGCGATCGACTCGGTATACCCCCAACTCCCGGAAGGGGTTTCTCGGCCGATAGTACTTCCCGCTGACAGTTCAAACCAACCCATTGCAATCATTGGTGTCCGATCCCGGACAGATCAAGCCCAATTTGCCCGGCACATTGCGGAATATGAACTGCGATCCCGATTCAGACGTATCGATGGAATCGGTATGGTGCTCCTCGTGGGTGGGCAGAAAGAGGAAATTCAAGTACAGGTTGATGCCCAGCGTTCCTTTTCCCGGGGCTTGGGAGCCGCCAGTTTTGCAGACCTCATTGGGTCTGAGTGGGCCGATGTCAGTGTGGGCAGTGCCCGGGAAGGGAACCATGAACTGGTTATTATTAGTGCCGGTAAACCACAACAGCTGGATGAACTGAATCGCCGGGTGCTGTCTGCCCGAAGCGGTCCGGTGTATCCCGATGAAGTTGGGCAGGTAGTCCTGGCATACCGGGAGCGGGAAAGTCTTTTTATTGTCAATGGCCGAGAGGCTGTAGCCCTGGAATTATACCGCAGGGTCCGAGCGAACCCCCTAGGTGTGGCCCGACAGATTCGCCAAAGGATGGCAGAAGCTCAAAAAGAATTGGGCCGGGATGTGGATATTGTGCTGGTCTATGATGGGTCCGAACATACCAGAAAAGGTCTTGTGGATCTGGGCCGGTCAGCCCTTTTTGGCTCTATTGCGGTAATTCTGGCCCTGCTGTTTTTTATCCGATCCGCCAGGGGGAGCCTGCTCACCCTGCTTTCTCTTCCCATTTCAGCCGCTGCAGCCCTCTGTTCTCTAGCCCTGGCGGGAAAGTCCTTGAACAGCATGAGCCTCGGAGGCCTTGCGTTAGGAATTGGTCTTGTTTCGGATACTTCGGTAGTCATTCTGGAACTCATGGAACGCCGGTATGGCGGCATCCACGAAAAGCCTTTGGCGGAGGATCTTGCAAGACTGGTGGCCCGGGTATCGGCTTCTTCTCTGGGGAGTACCCTCACCACGATGATTGTTTTTATCCCTATTTT harbors:
- a CDS encoding Ig-like domain-containing protein, which encodes MKINNKILLLYTLFAALIGGCDILRDAPFIVRSWSPGEGAHPDFSGPAITLEFSHDPDRYSVERSFSCTEDGLALSGTFVWQGRQLTFYPAGGILPNRDYRIGIATDAQDTRGLSLDSAFEGRFSTRPNGTRMVLLGTIPAEGGLLGADAEGPCMEPVILTFSRAVNLENLYQYSSFSPSIQGLWSLESDGTVARFTPSQPWSNGRSYVCTLGKDLPDCYGRPMGQSYRLHFSVGDDTEPPRLVSIRALDREGNLRQDLVFTEFYGDSGPGSSVPVNENFERTYRIALEFSEPVDPSSVKNRLSFQSSLGFTLSPPYPASTTIELTFTDSPVYGKQYTLSLGRGITDIHGNTSTQQVLCRVLNNGPASKPPRFIGLRLPLAPGGGAGNEEPVRYAMSDSFSDLPISSGTDRYPYDVPTDTWFELYFDMAQDAHLDLFSLMNSLNVNATNSALSFAPRSIKNSGFTWADPVPEWADYERVEVRGLITNGTNGGVVTFSLSSDLSDTLGNRGEGLQTLPLCK